Sequence from the Gadus chalcogrammus isolate NIFS_2021 chromosome 21, NIFS_Gcha_1.0, whole genome shotgun sequence genome:
GTCCTCTCCTGTGTCCCGTCCCCCCGTCTGGCCTGTACCCCTCCAGCTCCACATCCTGGTGTCGTCGGAGAGCGTCCAGCTGAACCTGGACTGCCAGGAGGTGGCGGTGAAGGAGGTGAAGGCGGCCGGGAACACGTCCAGCGACGGCTACCAGGTCCTGGGGAAGATGTCCAAGTCCATCGGCTCCAAGGGCCAGTCGGCTACCGTGAGTCAACACATCGCCATGACAACACGTACCCATGAAAACATGTCAACATGAAAACACGTCAACATGACAACACGTCAAACAACTGAGGATTTATaattctctctcccgctctctctctctctctctctctctctgtctctctctctctctctctctctctgtctctctctctctctctgtctctctgtctctctctctcgctccctgtctctctctctctctctctctctctctctctctctctgtctctctgtctctctgtctctctctctctctctctctgtctctgtctctgtctctctctctcgctctcactctcgtcctcatgttgttgttttgttcccTCCAACAGTTCCAGCTCCAGATGTTTGACATCGTTTGCACCTTGGGCTGGACCAGCAAAGACCGCTGCTGCGACCTTCCCTCcagggtgagccccccccccacccccctcccccccagcaggGTGGTgaccccccaccaacacccgACCCCACAAAGCGCTGCAGGATGTACTGGTTGTTGACGCAGCGTTGCCGTGGCGATGGTGCAGGATGTACTGGTTGTTGACTCAGCGTTGCCGTGGCGATGGTGCAGGATGTACTGCTTGTTGACCGGTGGTCCCGAGTCGCGGCGCGCGGGTCCCCCTCAGCCTCAGCGTTGCCGTGGCGATGGTGCAGGATGCTGGCGTGCGGTCGCAGTGCCGATGTTTTGAGACCCGTAGCGTGTTCTGGGATCACACGTGTTTCCGTTGCCGGGTGTCCGTTGCGGCGTCTGTTGCCGGGGAAGTGGACACATATTGCTAACGCTGACATCATCCGTCAAACATGGAGGAGGAAGCCGCTCTGTGAAGGAGCAACACACAgcgctgtgtgtgggtgtgtgtatgtgtgtgtttgtgtgtatgtgtctgtatgcatgtgtgtgtgtttaagtctatgcatgtgtttgtttatgtgttctgtgtgtgtctgcatgcatgtggctttttgtgtctgtgtgtttatttttgtgtttgtgtgtctgtatgcatgtgttttggtgtgtgtgtgtttgtgtgtgtgcatctgtatgcatgtgttttggtttgtgtgtttgtgtgcatctgtatgcatgtgttttggtttgtgtgtttgtgtgcatctgtatgcatgtgttttggtttgtgtgtttgtgtgcgtctgtatgcatgtgttttggtttgtgtgtgtgcgtctgtatgcatgtgttttggtttgtgtgtttgtgtgtgtctgtatgcatgtgttttggtgtgtatgtgtttgtgtgtgcgtgtgggggagTGTTGTTGGATACTCTATGACCTGTCTACAGAGAAGACATCTGTTACATCttcatctctctttcttctggaATGACATCCAGacacgagggggaggggggggagggggggaggggggggaggatggatgTTTTAGCACCGCCATTAATTATAAGCACCCTGTCGTAAGTAATTACAGTCCTCTGTCAGtcggggagggtgtgtgtgtgtgcgtgtgcgtgtgtgtgtgtgtgtgtgtgtgtgtgtgtgtgtgtgtgtgtgtgtgtgtgtgtgtgtgtacctgcctCACCTTGATGCAGGTTCAAACACCTTGCCCCTGGAGAGAAAGtgtgcctccaccaccacagctGGGAACAGGCAGGAGGTGAAGCTACGGTCTGAGGGCAAGCACAAGACAGGACCctaccaggaccagaaccaggaccaggaccctaccaggaccaggactaggacCAGGACCCTACTAGGACCataccaggaccaggaccaggaccctaccaggaccagaaccaggagCAGAACCATACCAGAACCAGGACCctaccagaaccaggaccaggaccaggcccAGGACCctaccaggaccagaaccaggaccaggaccctaccagaaccaggaccagaaccaggaccctaccagaaccaggaccaggaccataCCAGGAACAGGACCAGAACCataccagaaccaggaccataccagaaccagaaccctaccagaaccaggaccaggaccataccaggaccagaaccaggaccataccagaaccaggaccctaccagaaccagaaccagaaccaggaccataCCAGGACCATACCAGGACCctaccaggaccaggaccaggaccaggaccagaaccctACCAGAACCAGGATCAGGACCataccaggaccaggaccagaaccataccagaaccagaaccctAACACCACCCGGACCCTACCAGGGCCAGGACTAGCCTCTAAACCAGGCCCccaccaggaccagaaccaggaccaggatGTAGTCAAGATCCCCCATCAGAACCCATCAGACCTCCGTGTACTTTTGTATTTAAAAAGAGCTAACGGGGTCAACAAATTCTTCCAGAGAGAAGGAGTGGAAAAGACATTCTGGTCTTCAGAAAGACTATTACTGACTAGTCCTCTGTACTGCTGACTAATCCTCTGTACTGCTGACTAGTCCTCTGTACTGCTGACTAATCCTCTGGCCGTTACTCAAAACAATCAGTAACTAAACAGAAACAAACCAACCAGCGACCGAACCATCACCAACATCATCACTCCTTCCTTTATAATAGTCCTTCCTTTACAACCTGTATGTGAACGGGACACCAGAACTACAGACAGTGTGGCTCCACCTTAACGGACACTGGTCTTAGACTGATAGATACAGACAGTGTGGGTCCACCTTAACGGACACTGGTCTTAGACTGATAGATACAGACAGTGGGGGTCCACCTTAACGGACACTGGTCTTAGACTGATAGATACAGACAGTGTGGCTCCACCTTAACGGACACTGGTCTTAGACTGATAGATACAGACAGTGTGGGTCCACCTTAACTGGCACTGGTCTTAGACTGATAGATACACACAGTGTGGGTCCACCTTAACGGACACTGGTCTTAGACTGATAGATACAGACAGTGTGGGTCCACCTTAACGGACACTGGTCTTAGACTGATAGATACAGACAGTGTGGCTCCACCTTAACGGACACTGGTCTTAGACTGATAGATACAGACAGTGTGGCTCCACCTTAACGGACACTGGTCTTAGACTGATAGATACAGACAGTATGGGTCCACCTTAACGGACACTGGTCTTAGACTGATAGATACAGACAGTGTGGCTCCACCTTAACTGGCACTGGTCTTAGACTGATAGATACAGACAGTGTGGGTCCACCTTAACGGACACTGGTCTTAGACTGATAGATACAGACAGTGTGGGTCCACCCTAACGGACACTGGTCTTAGACTGATAGATACAGACAGTGTGGGTCCACCTTAACGGACACTGGTCTTAGACTGATAGATACAGACAGTGTGGCTCCACCTTAACGGACACTGGTCTTAGACTGATAGATACAGACAGTGTGGGTCCACCTTAACGGACACTGGTCTTAGACTGATAGATACAGACAGTGTGGCTCCACCTTAACGGACACTGGTCTTAGACTGATAGATACAGACAGTGTGGGTCCACCTTAACTGACACTGGTCTTAGACTGATAGATACAGACAGTGTGGGTCCATTATATTGAAGGGcgccctcttcttcttcttctttttcctccAGAGGGAGGAGGCCAAGTGTCCCGCTCTGCCCAACGCCTGCACCTGCGCCTCGGACAGCTCCAGCACCGGGGAGCAGGGACCCATCGGCCCGGTGGTAAGATCAACCTGCCTCTGAAGAGACCCTCTATACAGCCCCCCCAGGACTCCTCCTCTATACAGCCCTCCCCCAGGACTCCTCCTctatacagccccccccccaggactccTCCTCCATACAGCCCTCTGACAGAAGGGCTTTGAGGAGCAGGAGTACGCCCAGACTCCCACAACGCTGCACCTTCACCGGTCAGCACGGTGATCCAAGGTTTTCCGTTAGACTTGGTCGTCGAAATGGACAAGTCTGTCAAAATGGACGTGACCCTTATTTTGTAGATTAGGTCCCGCCCTCTCTGGGACGTCAGGTATAGAGTACGATGTCGATGACGGATATACAGACCAGTAAAacgaggagagcgagggagcacATCCCTAAGCCTAAATCCACCTTATCTTCGTAAATGTTCGTATCTACCGCAGTCTGGGCCAACTACAACGCTAGGACTCTGGCTTTAGTTTCTGAATCTGTCCCATATCTTCTTTCTTATTTTGTtccttctgtccctctttctttctttctttctctgtctttatttgcatattatcctactttctttctttattgatCTTAGtttctctcattctttctttctttcctccatATTGCCTCCTGTCCTCCCATCTCCCATCCAGTCGATAACAGAGCAGTCCTCCTGGTTCTTCTCTTAGCTGACCGTTCTCCTGGTTCTCTAAGCTAACCGTCCTGGTCCTCTAAGCTAACAGTCCTGGTTCTCTAAGCTAACAGTCCTGGTTCTCTAAGCTAACAGTCCTGGTTCTCTAAGCTAACAGTGCTGTTTCTCTAAGCTAACATTCCTGGTTCTCTAAGCTAACAGTCCTGGTTCTCTAAGCTAACAGTCCTGGTTCTCTAAGCTAACAGTCCTGGTTCTCTAAGCTAACAGTCCTGATTCCTCTCTGAGATCCCAGTCCTTCCGGTTCTTCAGAGTCGTGctgtggaggagtggaggtagagagtggaggagagtaCTGCACCATGAAGTCTTGTAACCAAGCAAAACATGTCGTCTCCGCCTCATAAAACCTGACCTATTTTCCTGGAGCGGTTCCTGGCCAAACTTTGTTCTACATCTGCCGGTTCGGACGCTCGTAATATAAAGAGCATTTTATGGAAAGAAAAAAGTTCTCACCGCAGTATTTCACTTGTATATTTGAGGTAATGCCCTCCGTAGAATTCATGGAACGATGGACTTAGGCCCACCAAAACGAAATGACCCTCTGTTGAATATTCATTAGCCATCCGTCAGTGTTTATGTCATCTATATGATGGTGGGTAAGTTACTTTTAAGCCAAATACGCTAGATGGCGAATGAAAATAAGGGACCAAATAGCCGCTGCGAGCCAGCACACTTTTGTTCCTATTCAGTGAACGTATCGCAGCGCACAGATTGACTCCAGCTGCAGTCCAACGTTGATTTAACGGTAGGCTTCACCTgatgactccctctctcctccccagggtGCCCCGGGATCCAAGGGTCTCCGAGGGGAGCGTGGAGAGACCGGAATAGCTGTGAGTACCCCCCCGGGATGAGCCCTGCCCTGTACAGCAGCCACACCCACTGCGCTGGTAACGCCAGCGAGGTCGAAGGCTGGGTGTTTACCTTATGTGTTCAGGCAGCGTTTGGTATTTTGTCTTCTGGTTTCGCCAGACTTCCACAGAACAGCctgcagagagccagagagaaatAAGAGTaactgtttaaaataaatagaataaagaGTGTAAGATAAATAATCCACATTCCAGATCCACCTTTTAAACTCGGTTGATCTCCTGCCCGACAACAGAGCTAACAGCAGCAGCTGTCACCCAGGATCTGTTGTTGGTTCACACAGTAGCATGTGAGACGCTGGGAACCGGGCCCAGATGAACTGACTGACTGAGGAGGCGATATCCTCCATTATCCCACTCAGGGGTCCTGGCTGTCACTGCAGAAGAGGTTCAGGACACGACCAGAACACAGAGATCACGTTAAAAACCAGACAACGCTAGGAAATACAAAATACGCAAACTTAAATCGACATACAGAATATTGAAAGAGACATATAGAGACATATTGTAtattgtacgtccttgcacttaaatatagtacttagcatggtgtagcgtcttatcctataTGTCTCTGTTgtgtatggggaatgggttaacctagtggtTGTTAGTTCTTGGCACTTGGTTTTATgagcatccttactgtacccacagagatatattgttgtttctcttcttacAAATGTACgcgttggataaaagcgtctgaccCATGCCCTCAGTGTATATGTTCACATTGTGTTTCTGTATCGTCTCCTGTTGCTGCCGGTCTCTGCGCCGGTCCAGTGTCTCTAaccggtctcctcctcccccctcccaggggCCTTTGGGCCACCCTGGGGTGATGGGGCTCCCCGGACCCCTGGGTCTACCCGGGCCCCAGGGCCCCAGCGGCATGTCCCTCCCAGGAGAAGCTGtaagtaacccccccccccccccacacacacacacacacactaattctGAGGGCCACATGAGTGCTCTGACCCCTGAGCTCTGTGACCCCTGAGGGCCACGCCTCTCCGACCCCTAAGGTTCCAGGTGAGGGctctctgacccctgacctctgacccctccggGCCAAGCGGCCGTAGCGGTGGTCCTCGTTAGGGGAGGGTTCACAGGTGGGGCCGCGGTCGCTGCGGTCCTGACTCCTTAAAGAGAGGGGGTTAATCCCCTTAAAGAGAGGGGGTTAATCCCCTTAAAGAGAGGGGGTTAACAGANNNNNNNNNNNNNNNNNNNNNNNNNNNNNNNNNNNNNNNNNNNNNNNNNNNNNNNNNNNNNNNNNNNNNNNNNNNNNNNNNNNNNNNNNNNNNNNNNNNNtctcctctctctctcccacacacacacacacacacacacacacacacacacacacacacacacacacacacacacacacacacacattgttagaAGTGAATCCGGTCCCATTAGTGCGGATGTGACTTCATGAAGTCAGACTGGGACGAGGAAACTCAGAGGGGGGTTCTGTCAGTGGGGCATGCGTCGGTATTCCTACTTTCTGAGAATTATTCAAGTGAAACCTAATTTTACTAAATGAGGTCCCCAGTGGTAACGCATGTCTACAATCATCATTTATTATCACCACTAATACAATGTGATCTGATTTAATATTACCCCTTTTCTGATCTCATCTAATCTCTCAACCAATATGAACTAATATCTCCTCTTATCCCCGTCTAATGTCCTCTGATCTCTGGTCTGAAGGGGTTCATGTCCGTCCTCTGTCCGCTGTGATCCCCTCTGATgtgtgttgcgtccccaggtCCGCCCGGTGAGAGCCGGACCGGGGCCACGGGACCCCCAGGCAGTGCCGGGCCCCGCGGGCCCCCCGGCCGCCAGGGCCACGCCGGGGTGAggggccccccagggccggCGGGGTACTGCGACTCGTCCCAGTGCGTGGGCATCCCCTACAACGGACAAGGATACAGAGGTAAGCAGCGCCAGGAACCCCCCCAGAACCCCCTCAGAACCCCCCCAGAACCCCCTCAGAACCCCCCTTAGAACCCCCTCAGAACCCCCCTTAGAACCCCTCTTAGAAACCCCCTTAGAACCCCCTTAGAACCCCCTCAGAACCCCCTTAGAACCCCCCTTAGAACCCCCCTTAGAACCCCCTTAGAACCCCCTCAGAACCCCCCTTAGGACCCCCTTAGTACCCCTCCTAAGGACCCCATTCATGAAAGGTGAATTTGAGTTTGGAGATGCAAGTTCTAAACGAAAGGTTTATTAACTTATTATTTACCATGTTACTTTAAATAAggcaaccctaacccttaatgtGATCAATACGGTCTGTAACTAACCCGGATCATAGTCTGGTAGTAACTAACCCCTATGGTACTAACTAACCTCGGTCATAGTATGGTAGTAACTAACCCCTATGGTACTAACTAACCCCAGTTCATAGTCTGGTAGTAACTAACCCCTATGGTACTAACTAACCCCAGTTCATAGTATGGTAGTAACTAACCCCTATGGTACTAACTAACCCAGTTCATAGTCTGGTAGTAACTAACCCCTATGGTACTAACTAACCCCGGTTCAAAGTATGGTAGTAACTAGCCCCTATGGTACTAACTAACCCCTACGTTACTAACTAACCCCCGTTGACAGTAATGTTTGACTTGTTGCTGGTAACACGCCGGTTGACCTCCCTTCCTGTTTGGCCTGTTTCAGGTTCATCATAgtaactcactcactccctgcAACGCTTTCCCTCCAAAacacccacctgcccccccaCTCAACCTCACtcaacccgcccccccccccccccccccccaccccccccaccgccacacTCACCCGCTCGCGCCCCTGTTACTCGGATAAACAGCGACGGAGCAAAACCATTAACCCACTCAAAGAGGAGGACTACTAACATCTTAGGGAACGTCCCGAGCAGGCAGCCATTTTGCACCTTGACGCCATTTTGCACCTTGACGCCggcgaccaatcagagcaaggCAGGAGCAGCATGAATCAAACCCTGACCGGCAGTCTTACTAACACTGCCGTGGACGTGTACGGGCCAGGAGCTCCGCAACACCACCCGGTCGCATCGTCTCTGTCCGAGGCGACATCTGTAAATAAAAACACTAATTCCTGGGCCTTGTGTACGCGGGGAATCGAACCCGCGTCCAACGCTGACCGCCTCCTAACATCCGTAGCGCCAGGCTTGCATCGTAACCATCTGCTGCTTGTGGAATGCCGACTTCCTGCCTCCGTCTCCACTTTGAGTCGAGTCGACACAACGTAGAaaaataacctttttttaaacgttttgtacgttttgttttttatttgacttaCTAATGTACAAAGTATTGGAATTGTgtactaatgtttttttttaaccgtggttgattttcaattcaatttcaacgcttgtgtgtctctgtgatgaAACCCTTTAATATGGTTATTGAAAGGATCTTCTTATTAATCATTGATTGATGATTATTAATTTAAATTGACtcgatttttttaattttttgtcgaTGATTAACTGACAAAAAGTGACACGATTGATTCTTGAATACGATCATAACACAAAAGAAAGCAAAAGGGGTGAAAAGCACTTTAGAGTGCAGGTGCTGATGTTCCCAGCTGCTTGTGTCCTGCGTCTGTCCGGCCAGCAGTCCATGAAACGTATCCCTCTGTGCCCGGATGTAAACCCGTTGTCTGTTGTccaatccacctcctcctccccctcactccgaCGGACAGACCAACGCCCGGCCCAGCCCAATAGCTACCGGGTGCCCGtccacgaggaagaggaggagctctCACACAACCTGCGACTGAAGAGGTCTCTATCGCGGACGCCGTCTAAGAGGCGAGCGTCCTAAGTCCGGCCCGCCGCCTGGAGttccttgttttgttgtgttgctCCATGTGTTCCAACCTGTGGTCGATGTATCTGTT
This genomic interval carries:
- the LOC130374500 gene encoding collagen alpha-1(XII) chain-like, whose protein sequence is MCVASPGPPGESRTGATGPPGSAGPRGPPGRQGHAGVRGPPGPAGYCDSSQCVGIPYNGQGYRDQRPAQPNSYRVPVHEEEEELSHNLRLKRSLSRTPSKRRAS